In Candidatus Rokuibacteriota bacterium, the genomic stretch CCTACGCGGCGAGCGGCGCGATGGTGGCGGGGCCCGAGGAAATGGTGGGGAACCGGGTGGAGCCGGGCGTGCTGGTGGCCGACCTCGACATGGCCCGTCTCCGCTACCTCCGGAGGCGCAGCTTCGACGTGGAGAACCACTCCGTCCCCCCGACGGAAGACGCTTTCCGCTACATCCGCACCCGTCCGGGGCAGATCTGGGAGAGGCGTCCCGAGATCTACCGTCCCCTCTGCGAGCCGAGCCCTTACTCCTTCAACTACCTGTACTGGAAGGAGAATCTCGACGCCTGGAAGCGGGACTACGACCGCATCTACCAGGGCGAGTACCGCGCCATCGAGGAGGGCTTCGGCGGACCCTTCGCCTTCCTGGAGAAGTAGCGCCGTGACATAGCTCCATACCACTTGCTATGAAGCGATGCTGACGGCCCACGAGGTCATGAAACCGGGGATCACCAATGTAGAGGTCAATCGCAGGGTGCGTGAGACCATCGGCAAGCACGGGCTGACCGGCTACCACGGGGTGTTAGGGCACACCATTGGCGTGACCGCCTTCGATGCGCCCCTTATCGGGGAGCTGGCAGCCACCGGAGAAAAAGAATTCGAGCTCAAACCCGGCATGACTTTCTCCGTGGAGCCTACCATTACGGTGCCGGGGGTGCCTGGCGGGGGTGGAGTCAGGATAGAGGACTGTGTCCTCATAACAGAGACGGGAAACGAGGTCCTGAGCAAGGCCCCGTATTGTGACAAGCTCCTGGGCAAGGGCGGCTGCATCTGCTGCGCTGATTGACCAGAAGGTCTCCTGGAGATCGTCCTTGCTCTCGGGCCTCAGACTGCCCGGGCTTCTTCGGCCGCTACCCCCTTTCGGGTCTTGAGAAGCCAGTACCCTGCGAGCGCTGCGATCGGCACCGTGGCGAGCACCGCCAGTTCCCTGCTCGGGTGAAACAGGACCACGAGGGAAAGGCCGGCAACGGCGATCCGCGCCGCCAGGTCTCGCCCACGTCTCTCGCTGAAGTTCGCCTGAAGGCTGAACGCGATGCCGACCGTTGCCACCAGGCAGATACGGAAAGATTCACCGCCGGCCACGCGGTGGCGGGCCGACGGGAACGGGCTTGAGCCGCCAGATCCCGCTCGCGTACTCGTGGGTCGTCCGGTCGGAGCTGAACCGGCCCATGCGGGCCACGTTCAGGATCGCCTTGTCCGCCCAGGCGTGCCGGTCGCGGTAAAGCGCGCTCACGCGCGCCTGCGTCTCCGCGTAGGACCGGAGGTCGGCGAGGTGCAAGAAGGGGTCGGCCCGGCCGAGCAGCGCCTGCCGGATCGGCTCGAACTGGCCGGGGGGACCGGCGTCGAAGTCGCCCGAGAAGAGGAAGTCGACGAGGCGGCGGATCTCCGGGTCGGACTCGTACACCTCCTGCCCGGTGTTGCGGCCGGAGGCCCGGACGGCCGCTACCTCGTCGACCCGGAGGCCGAAGATGAAGATGTTGTCCTCCCCCACCTCGTCGCGGATCTCGATGTTCGCGCCGTCGAGCGTCCCGATGGTGAGGGCCCCGTTGAGAGCGAACTTCATGTTGCTGGTGCCGGAAGCCTCCAAGCCCGCCGTCGAGATCTGCTCGGAGAGGTCGGCGGCGGGGATGATCCGCTCCGCCAGCGAGACCCGGTAGTCGGGCAGGAACACGACGCGCAGGCGCCCTTTCACCAGGGGGTCGCGCTCCAGCGCGGCGCCGACGGCGTGGATGAGGCGGATGATCCGCTTCGCCATCCAGTAGGCGGGGGCGGCCTTGGCGCCGAAGAGGAACGTCCGCGGCTCGTGGTCCTGCCCGGGATCGTCGCGCAGGCGCTGGTAGAGGAGCACGATGTGGAGCACGTTCAGGAGCTGGCGCTTGTACTCGTGCAGGCGCTTGACCTGGACGTCGAAGAGGGTCGCGGGATCGATCCGCACCCCTTGCGTAGCCAGGACGTAGGCGGCCAGGTCGTCCCGGGCCTTGCGCTTGACCAGGAGGAAGCGCTCCCGGAAGGCCGCGTCCGCCGCCGCCGGCTCGAGGTCCCGCAGGCGGTCCAGGTCCGTCACCCAGCCGTCGCCGATCCGCTCCGTGATGAGCGCGGCCAGGCCCGGATTGCACACGCGGAGCCACCGCCGCGGGGTCACGCCGTTCGTCTTGTTGGTGAAGCGGTCGGGGAAGAAGGCGTGGAAGTCCGGCAGGAGCTGGGTCGTAAGGAGCTCGGTGTGGATCCGGGACACGCCGTTGACGCAGTGGGAGCCCACGGTGGCGAGGTGGGCCATCCGGACCTGCTTGGGCGGCCCCTCCGCGATGAGGCTCATCCGAGCGAGCCGCTCGGCGTCTCCCGGCCAGCGGCGGGCGACGTCCTCCAGGAAGCGGCGGTTCACCTCGTCGATGATTTGGAGGTGACGGGGGAGGAGGCGCTCCAGCAGGTCCACCGGCCACTGCTCCAGCGCCTCCGGCAACAGCGTGTGGTTGGTGTAGGCGATCGAGGCGGTCGTGATCGCCCAGGCCTGCTCCCACGGCAGGCCCTCGCGGTCGACGAGCAGGCGCATCAGCTCGGCCACCGCCAGCGACGGGTGGGTGTCGTTGAGCTGGATGGCGACCTTGTCGGGGAGGGCCTCGAGCGGGTTCCGGTCGTTCTTGTGGCGGCGCAGGATGTCATGGAGCGTGCACGCCACCAGGAAGTACTGCTGGCGGAGGCGGAGCTCCTTGCCGGCGAAGACGCGGTCATCCGGGTAGAGGGCCTTAGTGAGGTTCTCCGCCATCACTTTCTGCTCGACCGCGGCCGCGTAGTCGCCCTCGCTGAAGTCCGCGAAGTCGAACTCCTCGCCCGACCGCGCCGACCAGAGCCGGAGTGTGTTCACGTTCGGGCTCCGATAGCCGGCGATCGGCGTGTCGTAGGGCATCCCGAGGATCACCCGCGTGTCCACCCACCGGAAGGCGAGGGGCCCCCCGGCGGGGTCGGGCTCGACGCGCCCGCCGAAGTGGACGGGCAGCATGTACTCCGGGCGCGCCACCTCCCATGGGTTCCCGAGCCGGAGCCAGTTGTCGGGCTCCTCGACCTGGGCACCGTCGCGGATGACCTGCCGGAAGATCCCGTATTCGTAGCGGAGACCGTAGCCGACCGCCGGGTAGGCCAGGGTGGCCAGGGAGTCCAGGAAGCAGGCGGCGAGGCGGCCGAGTCCCCCGTTGCCAAGCCCGGCGTCCACCTCGAGCTCGAGGAGCCGCTCCCAGTCGATTCCGAGCCGGGTCACCACACCCCGGCCCACGCCGTCGACGCCGAGGCTCACAAGGTTGTTGAGGAGCGATCGCCCCATGAGGAACTCGAGGGAGAGGTAGTAGACGCGCTTGACGTTCTTCCGGTGGTAGGCCTGCTGGGTCTCGATCCACCGCTCCATGAGCCGGTCGCGGACGGCGTAGGCGAGGGCGAGGAAGCGGTCGTGGTCGGTGGCGCTGTAGCGGTCCTTGGCCAGCGAGTACTTGAGGTGGGCGGCGAAGCCGGCCCGGAGCGACGCAGCGTCCTGGCCGTCGCGCTCGGCGGGCGTGCCCGCCGGCCCGGCCGGCCGCCGCGCCCTCGTCCGCCGCGGCGTACTGCCCATGCTCAGGGCGCCCGCTGGGAGAGAATGTTGAGCAGGCCCTGCCGGCCCTCCCGGACCACGGCCAGCTCCCGCTTCAGGGCAGACACGACGTCACCGGGGTGCGCGCGTAGCCATCGAAGTCCCGGCACGGCCCGAGCGCCCGGTGCGGCCATCGGGCGCTAACCGCGATCGCCCGGCACCGCTACCACCTGGATCTTTACCTCGGTCGCGGCCGCGACCGTGCGGTAGAGGGGTCAGCGGCTCCGGTAGGTCTCGACCAGCGCTTCCGCCACGGCCTGGCTCACGC encodes the following:
- a CDS encoding glycogen/starch/alpha-glucan phosphorylase — protein: MGSTPRRTRARRPAGPAGTPAERDGQDAASLRAGFAAHLKYSLAKDRYSATDHDRFLALAYAVRDRLMERWIETQQAYHRKNVKRVYYLSLEFLMGRSLLNNLVSLGVDGVGRGVVTRLGIDWERLLELEVDAGLGNGGLGRLAACFLDSLATLAYPAVGYGLRYEYGIFRQVIRDGAQVEEPDNWLRLGNPWEVARPEYMLPVHFGGRVEPDPAGGPLAFRWVDTRVILGMPYDTPIAGYRSPNVNTLRLWSARSGEEFDFADFSEGDYAAAVEQKVMAENLTKALYPDDRVFAGKELRLRQQYFLVACTLHDILRRHKNDRNPLEALPDKVAIQLNDTHPSLAVAELMRLLVDREGLPWEQAWAITTASIAYTNHTLLPEALEQWPVDLLERLLPRHLQIIDEVNRRFLEDVARRWPGDAERLARMSLIAEGPPKQVRMAHLATVGSHCVNGVSRIHTELLTTQLLPDFHAFFPDRFTNKTNGVTPRRWLRVCNPGLAALITERIGDGWVTDLDRLRDLEPAAADAAFRERFLLVKRKARDDLAAYVLATQGVRIDPATLFDVQVKRLHEYKRQLLNVLHIVLLYQRLRDDPGQDHEPRTFLFGAKAAPAYWMAKRIIRLIHAVGAALERDPLVKGRLRVVFLPDYRVSLAERIIPAADLSEQISTAGLEASGTSNMKFALNGALTIGTLDGANIEIRDEVGEDNIFIFGLRVDEVAAVRASGRNTGQEVYESDPEIRRLVDFLFSGDFDAGPPGQFEPIRQALLGRADPFLHLADLRSYAETQARVSALYRDRHAWADKAILNVARMGRFSSDRTTHEYASGIWRLKPVPVGPPPRGRR
- a CDS encoding M24 family metallopeptidase, with product MLTAHEVMKPGITNVEVNRRVRETIGKHGLTGYHGVLGHTIGVTAFDAPLIGELAATGEKEFELKPGMTFSVEPTITVPGVPGGGGVRIEDCVLITETGNEVLSKAPYCDKLLGKGGCICCAD